DNA sequence from the Sulfurimonas sp. HSL3-7 genome:
TTATGGTAAGTGGCGTAAACTGAGAGCATCGGTTCTCTGTATGCCTTCGCAATAGCTTTTTTGAGTTCTGAGCGCGCCTTGGAGATCGGCGGGACATCGATGAGCTCCTGTTCCTGCATCATCACGGAGAGAGAAGGAAGTTCAAGCATAAACGCCTTCGACTCCAATCCCAGCGTCTCATCTTCCAGAATGCTACCAAAACTCGTGATGTAGGCGCTGTCTATCTCACCATCCTCTATAAATTTCTGCAGCGCTCTCATAGCCGTTTTTTGCGTCGCTTCATAGCGGTTGAACCCGTCGCTGTCATAACGCATCAGAAAATCGAAATCCGCTTCGGGATGTTCGATCTTGAACGGCGCGCTGAAGTTCGTGTTGACGGAGAGTATCGGTTTTTGTTCCACCTCCCTGAAGATGAAGGTCTCGATGCCCTCTTCGACGATCAGGATACCGCGGTCCAGAAGAGGCTGGTTGTCGCGTTCGAGCTCAAAAGAGAGTTTTTCGCCTTTTGCGTCAAGCAGGGCGAATCCGAGCGGAAAGTAGTAAGGAAGCTGCTCTTCGCCTTTGACCGATTTCGGGATAACCTGTTTCAGGTTGAGACGGAATTCCCGAGTGCTTTCATCATACTCTTCGTGTACTTCCAATGTCGGTGTGCGTTCTTGAGAGTACCAGCGAGAGAAACGTTCAAGGTCAAATCCCCCCTGGATGTGCATTGCCCAGAGGAAATCCTCTGTCCGCACCGCCTGCGCGTCAAAAGTCTCAAAGTAGAGGTCCATCCCCGCACGGAACTTCTCTTCGCCCAGAAGCGTGTGGATCATACGGATCACCTCGGCCCCTTTCTCATAGACCGTTGCGGTGTAGAAGTTGTTGATCTCGATATAGCTTTCCGGTTTGATCGGGTGGGCTGTCGGGCCAGCGTCTTCGACAAACTGCCGCTCCCTTAGTGCCTTGACGTCACTGATGCGCTGCACCGCCGCATCGTTCATGTCAGCGCTGAAACTCTGGTCGCGGAAAACGGTCAACCCCTCTTTCAACGTCAGCTGGAACCAGTCGCGGCAGGTGATACGGTTGCCTGTCCAGTTGTGAAAATACTCATGCGCGATCACGCTCTCGATCCCCATGAAGTTCTGATCTGTCGCGGTATCTTCGTCGGCAAGGACGTAGTGCGAGTTGAAGATGTTAAGCCCCTTATTCTCCATTGCCCCCATATTGAAACTGTCAACGGCAACGATATTGTAGATGTCAAGATCGTACTCGCGGCCGTACTTCTCTTCGTCCCACTTCATCGCATTTTTAAGCGAGCGCATCGCATGGCCGCACTTGTTCTCGTTACCTTTGTCGACATAGATATTGAGTTCGATCTCGCGTCCACTCGTCGTCGTAAAACTGTCGTTTACAACGCCAAGATCACCGGCGACAAGAGCAAAAAGGTAAGAGGGTTTCGGAAAAGGATCGGCCCATTTGGCCATATGGCGTCCCTCTTCATACTGCTCTTGCTCGACAAGGTTACCGTTGCTCAATAAAACAGGATAGCGTGCGCTCTCTGCAATGATCGTCGTTGTAAAGATACTCATATTATCGGGACGGTCAAGGAAGTAGCTGATCGAACGGAACCCCTCAGGCTCATTTTGCGTACACAGAATAGTCCCCGAGCGATAAAGCCCTTCCAGTGCTGTATTCTCATCGGGATAGATCTTGGTAACGACCTGTAGGACAAATGCATCTTTGTCACAAAAAATGCTTAGCCCCTCTTCATCACGCACAAATGCATCCTCTTGCGCTTTGACATCATCTACCTTGACACAGAGCAGTTTCAGGGCGCTGCCGTTAAGGTAGAGCGATGTCGCACCGCTCTCCAGACGTTTAACCTGCATTCGGTTGATCACAAGGGTATGTTCATCAAAGATCTCAAACGTAAGATCCGTGTGGGTTATATGATGGCTCGGAGGTGTATAATCTTCTAAAAGTATCGGCTTGGCTTGACTCATCTGTTATCCGTAATTTTTGAGAAATCATACCATTATAGGGATAAAGAGAAATAGAAGCGGCAGCGCTTTATGTTCTTTCTTAGAATATCTTTTGTACTATAAAGCCATATTATAAAAGCGCGCCGCTGAGATCCGTGATTATGGTTTTTAGAAGAGGCCGAAAGGATAACGATGTCCAGTAAACTTGTTATGGCAAGACAACCCATTGTCGATACGAACAATACGACCATCGCTTATGAGTTTTTTTATCGCGATGATGAAGGGAATAGAGACTTCACCGACCCAAGATCTGCAACCGCTTCCGTTTTGGTCAATATTCTCAATCAGGTCGGCGTCGACAACAGTATCGGCGAAGCCAAGGCTTTTATCAACATCAGCGGCGACATATTGCTGACCGATATACTCTATAATCTTCCCAAAGACCGTTTTGTCTTTGAACTCGCTACGGATGTTACTTTAGGGAAAAAAGAGATTGCCAATCTCGAACAGTTTTTTGCCAAGGGCTATACATTTGCACTCGACAATGCGCGTTTTGATGATGAGTTTATCAAGAACTTTGCACCGGTCATGCCGTATATCCGTTATGTAAAAATAGATACTGCTCAAACCGATATCGAAAACCTTCAAAACCACCTTGCGCTCTTTAAAGACCAGACCCTCATTGCCCAGAAGATAGAGTTCCAGGAGATCTACGATGCGTACAGGGAGATGGGATTCAAATATTTTCAAGGTTATTTTATTGCAGATATCTACACCATCGAGCAGAACCGTCTCGATCCGAAACACCTGGGCGTCGTACGTCTCTTTAATATGCTCCAGTCCTGCAGTATGGAAGATATCAGCAATGAGTTCGAACGCCATAATGAGCTTACGCTTCAACTGTTGCAATATGTCAAATCTATTCCCGGTTTTGATCTTAAAGAGAGCCATTCCATCAAAGATATTGTCACGCATGTCGGGGAAGCGAGACTGATGCAGTGGCTGATGATGATCATCTACTCACGCTCAAGCAAAAAGATAGAGACGAGTAAAAGTTCCTACTCTATTTTAATCCAGAACCGTATCGACACGATGCTCGGTATCCTGGAGAAGATCAAAACACACCAGAATGAGAAGTTGAAAACGCAGGCCCGTCTCGTCGCCATGCTTTCGCTGTTGGAAAATGTCTTTGATGCCACCTTGGAGACGACGCTCAAAGTCTTTGATCTGGAGCCGGACGTCGAAGATGCGCTGGTAAACCGTACAGGCACTCTGGGTAATCTGTTGGCGATAGCCATTGCCATTGAAGAGGGAAATTTTGCAACGATGCAGACCCTGCTCGCCCAATTTGATCTCAGTGTCGAAGATATTGAAGATATCTTAAATAAAAGCCTTGATGCATCAAAGCAGTAGCACGCATCACATCTGCATAAAATGACCTTAAAATATCTTTCGCATTACAGCGAGACGACGAGAGAGCAGGTCGTTGCGCTGATAAAAGCTGAAAAACTGCCCCGTTTTCTCACGCAAAAATATCCGGTTTGTCATAACTATAAAACAGACAAAACCCTTTATGACTACACTCTCGATATAAAGAACAGTTACCTCAAGAAGACACAGCCGATCAGCAAGGTGGTTTATGACGGCAAGATCCATGTCATCAACAACGCGCTCGGTTTGCACACCTTCGCCTCCCGGGTGCAAGGATCGAAGCTTAAAAGTAAAAACGAGATCCGGATCGCATCGATGTTTAAAAATGTCCCGGAGCAATTTTTACGTATGATTATCGTCCATGAACTCGCCCATCTTAAAGAGAAAGAGCATAACAAAGCCTTCTACAAACTCTGTGAGCATATGGAACCCTCTTACCATCAGCTGGAATTCGACACCCGCCTCTACCTCACCTGCATCGACCACTTCGGAAAGCTCTATTAGATGCCTGTATGTGCGCTGCTTTTTACCCCAATTTTATCAATTTCAGGGCATTATTCCGGCACTAAAATAATATTTTTTAATATGGTGTTATGTTTTGTGGATTAAAATTGAAAAAAATGGGTTGAGCGATGACTACGAGTCCAAAAGCAGATGGATCGGCACGCTCTTTATCATCATCGGCATCATCGCAGGGGTCTACGCCAGCTTTTCAACATTTGCACCGGCAACTGTCATCAGTGCAACGATGGTGGTGAGCGGTCTCATCTCTTTCTTTTTGACCAAAAAACTCAATCCGGACGTCCTGGCCAGTCGCATAAAGACACATCTTTTAATACTGTTTGGACTGCTCTTTCTGCTCTTGCCCTACGGCGAGAGCGGCACGGCACGTGTTATCGCCACAGCCTATTTTCTCGGGGCCATGTCATGCGATCTGTTTTTCGCCTCTATGACCCGTAAAAACCGTACGGCCTTTGCCTGGCTGGCAAACGCTCTTTTTTCGGCTCTCTTCGCCTATCTTGTAGCTTTCCAGACATTCTCCGCCAAAGCGATCGGTATCTTCATCGCATTAACGCTCATCTTTGACGGCCTAAGTGTTCTCTACTCCGGGCGCAAGATCTTTATTCGCCCCTAAAGGCCAAATAGTCTTCGATAATCTTGCCGTGATCGAACACGAACAATTCTTTCTCAAGCTCGTCCAGCACGACCACTTTGGCACTCTTTGCATCATCGCCTGCTTGCGGCAGTGCATCAGCCCGGCAGATATAAACCGCTGAGATTGTGTGAAAACGCGGATCACGTGAAGGATCGGAATAGAGCCCCAACAGATGCTCGATCTCAACATCCAGGCCGATCTCCTCTTTCATCTCCCGTTTCAGACAGGCCTCTATCGTCTCGCCGATATCCATAAAACCGCCCGGCAGTGCAGTTCCGTAAGGTGGGTTCAGCCTATCGATCAGGACAATGCCTTTGAACGTACTGTCAATATAGATCTCGACAATGCCATCAGCTGCGACATAGGGTGTCTCTATCATTATGCCCCCACTTTAATGTACCGGCAGATAGGCATAGCCCCTGTTCTGCCACATGATTAAGTAGACGCTTTTGTTCTTGTCGCTTTGAACATAGTCATAAAGCACTTTCATGTCAATATTGCGGGCCCGTCTTCCGGCTTGGCACATATCGAACTCGACCTGGTATTCACGATGCAGTTTTGCCAACAAGGGAGCCAGTTTTTTTTGTGCACGAACAACATCGTTCTCATCTTTGAAAGGGGAGTTCTCCAGGTCACGTACAAAATATTTATAGGCATTTCCCGAAATAACGACGACTGCCTTGAAGGTGATATCGTTTGCTTTGTAATACCGGGCAAGCCCTTCTATGTTTTTAATGAGGTGTTTCTCTATCGTCGGTACATCACCTGTCGTCAGGTCAAAGACCGCTTTCTGCTCCGCGGCAAAAAGTGCCGTAAACGAAAACAACAGACCCGCAACTATTCTTTTTATCGATCGCATCGCTTCTCCCTTTTTGAAAATGTTCTGTTCTCTTCGATCATGACATTGCAGATCGTCCCTTCTAACTCTTGGGCCAATGATTCAAGCTCCTCTTTGGAGCCCCGCAGTGCGATACCTCTTGCCGAACAGGCGGCACCGTCAATATTGTTATACGTCATACGCCATTGCATTCTCTACCTTTTGGTGGGGACCGGATTCTACAGGCTTATCATAGGCCAAAACAGCAAAAATGCTCTTTAAAAGAGCCCTGAACAAAGTAAAACACCGCGACGCTAATGGAACGCTTTATATTGCTTTTGCCACAGTCTTTGCAGCTTTTCTATCGTCATAGAACGGTATTTCTCCTCTTTGACCAGTGTTCTCAGATCGGACAACGAGTTATAGGGAACATCAACGACCAGCGCATTGGCCAGCCACCCCGGAATGCTGCCGCCGGGTTCAATATGGTGTTGCCAAATGACTTTCGTTCTCTTCTCATCCTGGGGAATAAAGAGATAGTGGCCTCGGGATCTTTTGATCGGGATAAGATCTGACGCCTTTGCCTTCTGACAGCGATCACTCTGTTGCTCATCGCAAAAGGTGTTGGCCTCGTGCATCTCAACCCGTACACCGTTCTCTGTAAAAAAAAGCGTTGAACGCAGGATTAATTGACGGTCACTGACGGGAAATGGGAGATCATAGATTTGGAAAACATAGTTCTCTTCAAAACGCACCTCTTCGAGGGTCATGGCTAAACGGCATTGATGCAGCCACGCAGGAGCGGCGGGCGTATCATATAAGATTGCGACCAGGGCGTCAACGCTTCCCTCGACTACAGTTACCCCTTTAAACGCTAGAAACGGTGAACCTTCAACGTTTCGGGTGTACACAGCAACACCGTCACTCTCTTTTGTCAGTTCCCAATTGTCCGCCTGCAAAAGGGAGAAGAGCAAAAGCAAGATGCCGACATACCGTCGCATCATACCTCCTGCTCTCCTCTTTGCAAGAGGGCCGTGACGTCAAGGTTAGTCGCTTTCTCAATAAAATGCCCCTGTGCATAGTCAGCGCCTAAAAGTACAATCATCTGGTAAATCTCTCTGTCCTCAACAAATTCGGTAACCACCTTCATCCCAAGATCGTGGATGATGTTGATAATGGACTTGACAATACGTTTGTTATTCAGATTGGTCGTAATATCGGCGACCAATGAACCGTCGATCTTGACGATATCAACACCGAGCTTCATCAGATATGCGTAATTGGAGTACCCGCTTCCAAAGTCATCGATGGCGATCTTGGCGCCCTCCTCTTTGATCAGTTTAAAAAAGCGGTAGACCTCTTCGCTGCCTTCAAGCTCCTGCGATTCGACCAGCTCAAAGACGATCCGCTCAGCGCAGCCGGATTGACGCAGTCTGGAAAGAATAAAATAGCTGCTCTTCGGGTCCAGGATATCCGCCATCTCGATATTGAACGAGAAGTCAAAAGAGGGGTTGTGCTGTGCCATCTTTATGGTTTGGGCAAAGACCTCCATCGAAAGTTGGCTGTAGAGCCGTGCCCCCTTGGCAATGGGGATAAACTCGCTGGGGTAGTGCACCTTTCCGTCCCTGTCTGTGATTCTCACCAGGGCTTCGAACTTCTCTATCTCATGTGTTTCTGTATTGGCTATCGCCTGAAAATGGACATTGACCGTCTGGTTGTTAAGTGCAAAATCAAGCATCTCCAAGGTCAAAAAGTTCTCTTCAAGATGCAAAAGGTTATCTGCACTGTCCGAATAAAAAGCGTAGGACTGTTGGCGCTTTTTGGCATCGCGCAAGGCAAGCGAGGCCATGGAGATCAGTGAACGGAGGTTCTCATTTTCAGACCCTGCCGCCGCACCTATACGGGCGCGGACCGTAATCGTATGGGCAAAACATTGCAGTTCGATCACATTGAGCTGGTGTGAGAGCAAGACCACATCCTCTCGGAAAAAGTCCGCCGAGACTTTTTTATCTGCCAGGATCGCAAATTCGTCTGCACTAAGATGAAAAAGCTTTAAATTCTCGTTCGAGAGCATTGTCTGCAGTTTATGAGCGAACCTGACCAGCAGTTCGTCACCGATACGTTCGCCGTAGATCGTATTGATGGTATTGAAATCATCGATATTGATCAGGATCAGCTTATGTTCGGACGAACGTTCCAACGCCCGGTGCAGCGCCGTTCTGTTTGGCAAGGCGGTCAGCCTGTCGATATACAACCGATGCTCAAGTTCCTGTTCCTGCTCTTTTCTCGCCGTAATATCGAACATGATCGAGATGAATTCAAAGATCTCCCCCTTCTCATCCAAAATAGGCACGACCGTTGATTCGACATAGAACATCTTGCCCTCTCTGTTACGGTTCTGAAACTCACCTTTGAAAATCTCTTTGTTCAAGATCGTCGTCCAAAACGTTTCCAGATAATCGTCGCTTGTCTGATCTGAACGGACAATAGCATGGGAGTGACCGATCAACGCATCTGCACTGTAGCCGCTGAGCTTTTCATACGCCGCATTGACATAGGTGATATGCCCGTCGATATCCGTCTTGACAAGAGGTGCGCTGGCATCGACCACCCGCTTATACTCTTCAAGAAAAGCACTTTTCTGTTGCAAGGTGGCAAGCATCGCATTGCCGGAACCTGCGATGCGGTCAAATTCGCCTGCACTGACATTCTCCACCCGCGAAGCGTACCCGCCCTGAGCAATCTCATCAAGTGTTTTTGTGATCTGTTCGATACTCTGTTTGAGGCTGTAGATATTGGCACTGTAAAAATAGAGCCAAAGCAGTAAAAATGTCAAAATCAGATAGAGGTAGGGCGTGTTTGAGAGTCCATATTCCAAAGTGTACAGAGCGGATCCGGCTATTAACAGGAGGGCACCGAGAAGAAAAGAGAGGTTTTTCACGTCCGGCGAAACTCTTTTCATCAGCCTGATTGCCGGTTTAAAGAGCTGCTCTGACATCTGTTACTCTTTTGTGACGATATAGAGCTGTTTGTGTTCGAGTTTTTTCAACATGTCCATCACGGTGACAAAATGCTGAAAACTCGCATCTTTATCACTGCGCAGCACGACGGTCTGTTCAGGGTCTATCGACTTCAGTTTCTCCTCAAGATCACTGATAGAGATCTCTTTTTTATCGAGATGATACTTTCCCTCTTTCGTAATGTAGATATCAAACTCTTTTTGATCCTCTTTTTTATCGGACGCCTTTGCCTCCGGGAGTTCTATCGGCAGGATACCCTGCTTGATAAAGGTGGCCGTCGTGATGACCATCACCAGCAGCACCAGCAAGATATCGATCAGCGGGATCACATTGATCTGATCGAATTTTTTACGCTGCTTCATTATTTTTCCGTATCTTTTTGCGGCTGTTTAGCATCCCAGATAGCGCTTAAACGCTCTACCTTGCGCATCGCTGTCGTGTAAAAAACAATCGCAGGAATGGCAACGATAATACCGAATGCCGTCGCTTTAAGCGCCAGTGCCAGTCCGGTCATCACTTTTTTGGTATCGACCGTACCGACCTCTCCCAGGCCGTAAAAGGTGATCATAATCCCCAAGATTGTTCCAATAAGCCCCACATAAGGGGCGTTGGC
Encoded proteins:
- a CDS encoding DUF308 domain-containing protein, with product MSDDYESKSRWIGTLFIIIGIIAGVYASFSTFAPATVISATMVVSGLISFFLTKKLNPDVLASRIKTHLLILFGLLFLLLPYGESGTARVIATAYFLGAMSCDLFFASMTRKNRTAFAWLANALFSALFAYLVAFQTFSAKAIGIFIALTLIFDGLSVLYSGRKIFIRP
- a CDS encoding NUDIX hydrolase — translated: MIETPYVAADGIVEIYIDSTFKGIVLIDRLNPPYGTALPGGFMDIGETIEACLKREMKEEIGLDVEIEHLLGLYSDPSRDPRFHTISAVYICRADALPQAGDDAKSAKVVVLDELEKELFVFDHGKIIEDYLAFRGE
- a CDS encoding biopolymer transporter ExbD, with protein sequence MKQRKKFDQINVIPLIDILLVLLVMVITTATFIKQGILPIELPEAKASDKKEDQKEFDIYITKEGKYHLDKKEISISDLEEKLKSIDPEQTVVLRSDKDASFQHFVTVMDMLKKLEHKQLYIVTKE
- the pepN gene encoding aminopeptidase N; this encodes MSQAKPILLEDYTPPSHHITHTDLTFEIFDEHTLVINRMQVKRLESGATSLYLNGSALKLLCVKVDDVKAQEDAFVRDEEGLSIFCDKDAFVLQVVTKIYPDENTALEGLYRSGTILCTQNEPEGFRSISYFLDRPDNMSIFTTTIIAESARYPVLLSNGNLVEQEQYEEGRHMAKWADPFPKPSYLFALVAGDLGVVNDSFTTTSGREIELNIYVDKGNENKCGHAMRSLKNAMKWDEEKYGREYDLDIYNIVAVDSFNMGAMENKGLNIFNSHYVLADEDTATDQNFMGIESVIAHEYFHNWTGNRITCRDWFQLTLKEGLTVFRDQSFSADMNDAAVQRISDVKALRERQFVEDAGPTAHPIKPESYIEINNFYTATVYEKGAEVIRMIHTLLGEEKFRAGMDLYFETFDAQAVRTEDFLWAMHIQGGFDLERFSRWYSQERTPTLEVHEEYDESTREFRLNLKQVIPKSVKGEEQLPYYFPLGFALLDAKGEKLSFELERDNQPLLDRGILIVEEGIETFIFREVEQKPILSVNTNFSAPFKIEHPEADFDFLMRYDSDGFNRYEATQKTAMRALQKFIEDGEIDSAYITSFGSILEDETLGLESKAFMLELPSLSVMMQEQELIDVPPISKARSELKKAIAKAYREPMLSVYATYHKAQNSGLDTQSMGERAMKNAVLSYLVCLEDEAINALCLKQYEESVMMTDRIVALDLLENFAPHLAEEPLAHFYERYKDDTLVMNKYLSVLAASEREGTIDRVQALQNDAVYDVKVPNLVRALLGVFARNAVAFHAPTGHGYAFLAEKVIELDAINPQIASGLAGAFKSYGRLNHENRTLMKEALEMILSEKEISNNVYEIVEKILAN
- a CDS encoding M48 family metallopeptidase encodes the protein MTLKYLSHYSETTREQVVALIKAEKLPRFLTQKYPVCHNYKTDKTLYDYTLDIKNSYLKKTQPISKVVYDGKIHVINNALGLHTFASRVQGSKLKSKNEIRIASMFKNVPEQFLRMIIVHELAHLKEKEHNKAFYKLCEHMEPSYHQLEFDTRLYLTCIDHFGKLY
- the exbB gene encoding TonB-system energizer ExbB, producing MDSTAWLALAEEVLDYGVMGTLAIMSVVALWLFIERMMFYKSIKLEEYDNRELLEVDLTDNLSALSAIGANAPYVGLIGTILGIMITFYGLGEVGTVDTKKVMTGLALALKATAFGIIVAIPAIVFYTTAMRKVERLSAIWDAKQPQKDTEK
- a CDS encoding EAL domain-containing protein, yielding MSEQLFKPAIRLMKRVSPDVKNLSFLLGALLLIAGSALYTLEYGLSNTPYLYLILTFLLLWLYFYSANIYSLKQSIEQITKTLDEIAQGGYASRVENVSAGEFDRIAGSGNAMLATLQQKSAFLEEYKRVVDASAPLVKTDIDGHITYVNAAYEKLSGYSADALIGHSHAIVRSDQTSDDYLETFWTTILNKEIFKGEFQNRNREGKMFYVESTVVPILDEKGEIFEFISIMFDITARKEQEQELEHRLYIDRLTALPNRTALHRALERSSEHKLILINIDDFNTINTIYGERIGDELLVRFAHKLQTMLSNENLKLFHLSADEFAILADKKVSADFFREDVVLLSHQLNVIELQCFAHTITVRARIGAAAGSENENLRSLISMASLALRDAKKRQQSYAFYSDSADNLLHLEENFLTLEMLDFALNNQTVNVHFQAIANTETHEIEKFEALVRITDRDGKVHYPSEFIPIAKGARLYSQLSMEVFAQTIKMAQHNPSFDFSFNIEMADILDPKSSYFILSRLRQSGCAERIVFELVESQELEGSEEVYRFFKLIKEEGAKIAIDDFGSGYSNYAYLMKLGVDIVKIDGSLVADITTNLNNKRIVKSIINIIHDLGMKVVTEFVEDREIYQMIVLLGADYAQGHFIEKATNLDVTALLQRGEQEV
- a CDS encoding START domain-containing protein, whose product is MMRRYVGILLLLFSLLQADNWELTKESDGVAVYTRNVEGSPFLAFKGVTVVEGSVDALVAILYDTPAAPAWLHQCRLAMTLEEVRFEENYVFQIYDLPFPVSDRQLILRSTLFFTENGVRVEMHEANTFCDEQQSDRCQKAKASDLIPIKRSRGHYLFIPQDEKRTKVIWQHHIEPGGSIPGWLANALVVDVPYNSLSDLRTLVKEEKYRSMTIEKLQRLWQKQYKAFH